The Geomonas ferrireducens DNA segment GGTGCGCGACCTGCTCTTCGTCGAGGACCTGGTGGAGGCGATGTGCCGGGCCCGCGAGGAGATGCCGCGCCTCACCGGGCAGGCTTTCAACATCGGGGGAGGCCCCGAGCGCACCATAAGCCTCTTGGAACTTCTGGAGTTGTTGCGCGGGCTGCACGGCCGCCTGCCGCAGGTCTCCTTCGATGCATGGCGCACCGGCGACCAACGCTATTACGTGTCGGATATCGGCAAGTTCAACGGCGCCTGCGGCTGGACGCCGCGCCACTCGGTCGAGGAAGGGGTGGAGCGGCTGTACCGGTGGCTCTGTGCGTCGATGCGCCTTGAGCCCGAGCGGACCTCGGGTAAGGCGGGAAGAAAACGGTACCCGGCTTCGGGTGTGGAGGCGATGTGATGGGCGAGACCATGGACGCGGCGGTGATCACGGGACCGGGTGAAGCGGAGGTGAATAGGGTGCCGCGCCCCGAACCGGGTGCTGGCGAGGTGCTGGTCGCCCTTGAGGGGTGCGGCGTCTGCGCCTCGAACCTGCCGCTTTGGCAGGGGCGCCCCTGGTTCAGCTATCCGGCCCTTCCCGGCGCGCCGGGCCACGAGGGATGGGGAAGGGTGCAGGCGCTGGGGGACGGGGCGCAGGGTGTGAAGGTTGGGGACCGCATCGCCTTTCTCTCCAACAACGCCTACGCTCAGTTTGATCTGGTGCGCACCGACGCCCTGGTGAAGATCCCGCCATCCCTGGACGACCAGCCTTTCCCGGGCGAACCGGTCGGGTGCGCCATGAACGTCTTTCGCCGCAGCTGCATTGAGCCAGGGCAGACGGTGGCGCTGATCGGCGCCGGTTTTCTTGGGGCCATCTTCACTTCCCTTGCCGCCGCGCGCGGCGCACGGGTCATTGCCATCTCGCGTCGCAGCTTTGCGCTTGAGCTCGCCAGGCGCTGCGGCGCCGAAGAGACCGTGCTGCTCGACGACCACCAGCGGGTGATGGACCGGGTGCGGGAGATAGCCGGCGAGCGTGGGTGCGACCGCGTCATTGAGGCGACCGGTCATCAGTGGCCGCTGGACCTTGCCGGAGAGCTGGTCCGCGAGGGGGGCAAGATCATCATCGCCGGGTACCACCAGGACGGTCTGCGCCAGGTGAACCTCCAGCTCTGGAACTGGAAGGGGATCGACGTCATCAACGCGCACGAGCGCGACGCGCGGGTCTACCTGGAGGGGATGCGGGCGGGGATCGCCGCCGTTGAGTCGAGGATGTTCCCGCTCGGCGAACTCATCACGCACAGCTTTCCGCTTGCGGGGCTGGCACGCGCCTACCGGATCATGGAGGAGCGTCCCGACGGTTTTCTGAAGGGGATGATCCGCATCGGCCAGTAAAGGAAAGGGGAAAGGATGAAGAAGAAAATGGCATTGCCCAGGGTGGGTTTTCTGGGAACCGGCTGGATCGGCCGTCACAGGATGCAGGCCATTGCCTTGAGCGGCGAGGCGGAGGTCGCCGCGATCGCCGATCCCTGCGAGGAGAACGCGCGGGAGGCGGCGAAGCTTGCCCCCGAGGCGGTGCTGGTCGAGGACCTCGATGCGCTCTTGGAGCTCGACCTCGACGCAGTGGTGATCGCGACCCCTTCCGCCGGGCATTGCTACCAGGCCCTGCGCGCCCTGGACCGTGGGCTTGCCGTATTCTGCCAGAAGCCCTTGGGGAGAAACGCCGAGGAGGCCCAGCTCGTGGTGCATGCGGCCCGGTCGATGAACCGGCTTTTGGGGGTCGATTTCTCCTACCGTTTCGCCGACGGGATCATGAAGATCCACCAGTTGGTCAGCTCCGGTGAAATCGGTCAGGTCTACGCCGCTGACCTCACCTTCCACAACGCCTACGGCCCGGACAAGCCCTGGTTCTACGATCCCGAGCTTTCCGGTGGTGGCTGCCTGATTGATCTTGGCAGCCATCTGGTCGATCTCGCGCTCTGGTTTTTCGGCTACCCCGAGGTCCGCAGCGTCTCCAGCTCGATCTTCGCGGGCGGGGAGAGGTTGAAGACTGGGAGCGGCAAGGTCGAGGACTATGCGGTGGTGTCGCTCGTGCTGGAAGAGGGGCATGCCGTGCGCCTTGCCTGCTCCTGGAACGTCTCCGCGGGGCGCGACGCCGTCATCGAGTCGAGCTTCTACGGCACCCGCGGCGGCGTCAGCTTCAAGAACGTCCAGGGCTCCTTCTACGACTTCGTCGCCGAACGCTTCCGTGGCACCGCCTCGGAGACCATCTCCTCGCCTCCCGATGAGTGGGGTGGGCGCTGTGCCGTCGCCTGGGCGAGGCAGTTGCGGTTAGGCAAAGGCGCCTTCGACCCGCAGGCCGAGCACCTCGTGCGCGTGGCCCAGGTGCTGGACCAGGCGTACGGGAGATAGCGCGCGGTTCGTCTGGGGAATTCATGAAGGTATCTCTCAATGAAACCACGAAGCGCTGTCCGTGAATTCGCGTCCTCCCCTTTGCGAAGGGGAGACAGAGGGGATTTGCCTTGGGTTGACTCCTGAAACGGCTGCAGTGCTGGAAGAGATATTTCGTACATGCCGACGAAGAGCAAATCCCCCCTGTCCCCCCTTCGCAAAGTGGGGGACGTAAGGGCTCTTGCCGCGCTTCGTGGGCAGTTGAACTCTACGCTTCCGACCTTCCGGCAAAAACCACGCAATAAGGTTGGCTAAGGCGGGACTTACTTTGAGAGGCGTGTTGTTCATGAACGAACCGGTCCACACAGCAGGGAAGGGGGGCAAAATCACGCCGCCGGGACTCGTCCTGATGACGGCCGACCCCATCGGCGGGGTCTGGAATTACGCCCTCGAACTCGCGCGCGGGCTCTCGGTCCATGGCGTGCAGGTGGCGCTGGCGACGATGGGGCAGCCGCTCTCACCGGAACAGCGGCGTGAGGTGGCCGAGGAGGGAAACTTAACCCTCTACGAAAGCGGGTACCGCCTCGAGTGGATGGACGATCCCTGGCGCGACGTCGAGTTGAGCGGGGAGTGGCTTTTATCGCTCGAGGCGGAACTGCAGCCTGATCTCGTGCATCTGAACGGCTACGTCCACGCAGCACTCCCCTGGCGAAGCCCCTGCTTGGTCGTCGCCCACTCCTGCGTTCTTTCCTGGTATCAGGCGGTGCGCGGTAAAGAGGCGCCGCAGCGTCTGCACGAATACCGCGACCGGGTGACCCGAGGACTCGCCGCGGCAGGACTGGTCGCGGCCCCATCGGCGGCCATGCTGGAAGCAATACGCCGCATCTACCTCCCGCTGCCGGACGCGCAGGTGGTCTACAACGCGCGGGCACGCACCCGCTTCCGTCCGGGGAGGAAGGAGGATTTCATCCTCACCGTGGGACGGGTATGGGACGACGCGAAGAACATAGCGGCGCTCGTGAAGAACGCCTACGACCTGCCGTGGCCGGTGTACGTGGCGGGTGAGATCAACCGCCCAGACGGCGGGTCCGCTGCGGTGGAAGGGGTGAATCGCCTCGGCGTCCTCGCTCCCGACGCGCTTGCCCCCTGGTACGCGGCGGCGTCGGTCTACGCGCTCCCCGCGCGCTACGAGCCTTTCGGACTCACCGTTTTGGAGGCGGCCCTCTCGGGGTGCGCCCTCGTTCTCGGCGACATCCCGAGCCTGCGTGAGCTGTGGGATGGGGCGGCCGTATTCGTCGACCCGGAGTCCCCCGAGGCACTGCAAGGCGAGCTCTGCGCTCTCTGCGCCGACCGTAACCGCCAGGCGCGCCTTGGGGA contains these protein-coding regions:
- a CDS encoding MDR/zinc-dependent alcohol dehydrogenase-like family protein, with product MGETMDAAVITGPGEAEVNRVPRPEPGAGEVLVALEGCGVCASNLPLWQGRPWFSYPALPGAPGHEGWGRVQALGDGAQGVKVGDRIAFLSNNAYAQFDLVRTDALVKIPPSLDDQPFPGEPVGCAMNVFRRSCIEPGQTVALIGAGFLGAIFTSLAAARGARVIAISRRSFALELARRCGAEETVLLDDHQRVMDRVREIAGERGCDRVIEATGHQWPLDLAGELVREGGKIIIAGYHQDGLRQVNLQLWNWKGIDVINAHERDARVYLEGMRAGIAAVESRMFPLGELITHSFPLAGLARAYRIMEERPDGFLKGMIRIGQ
- a CDS encoding Gfo/Idh/MocA family protein → MKKKMALPRVGFLGTGWIGRHRMQAIALSGEAEVAAIADPCEENAREAAKLAPEAVLVEDLDALLELDLDAVVIATPSAGHCYQALRALDRGLAVFCQKPLGRNAEEAQLVVHAARSMNRLLGVDFSYRFADGIMKIHQLVSSGEIGQVYAADLTFHNAYGPDKPWFYDPELSGGGCLIDLGSHLVDLALWFFGYPEVRSVSSSIFAGGERLKTGSGKVEDYAVVSLVLEEGHAVRLACSWNVSAGRDAVIESSFYGTRGGVSFKNVQGSFYDFVAERFRGTASETISSPPDEWGGRCAVAWARQLRLGKGAFDPQAEHLVRVAQVLDQAYGR
- a CDS encoding glycosyltransferase family 4 protein encodes the protein MNEPVHTAGKGGKITPPGLVLMTADPIGGVWNYALELARGLSVHGVQVALATMGQPLSPEQRREVAEEGNLTLYESGYRLEWMDDPWRDVELSGEWLLSLEAELQPDLVHLNGYVHAALPWRSPCLVVAHSCVLSWYQAVRGKEAPQRLHEYRDRVTRGLAAAGLVAAPSAAMLEAIRRIYLPLPDAQVVYNARARTRFRPGRKEDFILTVGRVWDDAKNIAALVKNAYDLPWPVYVAGEINRPDGGSAAVEGVNRLGVLAPDALAPWYAAASVYALPARYEPFGLTVLEAALSGCALVLGDIPSLRELWDGAAVFVDPESPEALQGELCALCADRNRQARLGEKALERSRSFSAARMTAGYLDLYDRLREQA